GGAGCGCGACGGCGTGATCACCGGCTATCACGCGCGGGTCGATCCGGGCCAGTTGGGGGCCGCGCTGCTGGTGTTCGTGGAGATCACGCTCGGCCACAAGGGCGGCAACATGTTCGAGCAATTCCGCCGGGAAGTGATGAAGATCGACGAGGTGCTCGAATGCCATCTCGTCTCCGGCGATTTCGACTACCTGATCAAGGCGCGGATCGGCGAGATGGCCGACTACCGGAAACTGCTGGGCGACATCCTGCTGCAGTTGCCGGG
This DNA window, taken from Burkholderia cenocepacia, encodes the following:
- a CDS encoding Lrp/AsnC ligand binding domain-containing protein, which gives rise to MRTQRQPVRSLDKLDRRILKLLQDDGRMAMKDLAEQVGLTVTPCIERVRRMERDGVITGYHARVDPGQLGAALLVFVEITLGHKGGNMFEQFRREVMKIDEVLECHLVSGDFDYLIKARIGEMADYRKLLGDILLQLPGAVQSKSYVVMEEIKETLTIAVGE